The DNA region CTTCGAGCCCCACCGCGCGCAATCCCTCCAGGGCGCGCCGGGAGCGCTCTTCACGGAGCACGCCGGCGTAGAGGAGCGGCAGCTCCACGTTCCGGAGCGCCGTGTAGCGGGGGAGGAGGTGGAACACCTGGAAGACGAAACCGATCTCGCGGTTGCGCAGCTCCGACAACTCGTCGGGGGAGAGCTCCGCGACGGACGTTCCCTTGATCTCGTAGGTCCCCGACGTCGGGACGTCCAGGCAGCCCAGGATGTTCATGAGGGTCGATTTTCCCGAACCGGAGGGGCCCATCACGGCGACGAACTCCCCGACGGCGATCTCGAGGTCCACGTCGGACAGGCCCACGACCCGCCCGGCTCCGGCCCCGTAAAGTTTCGTCACCCCGCGCAGCCGGAGGAGAGGCTCACTGGCGGCTTCGGATCCCAACGCGGCTCCCGGGTGCGAGGTCCTTGATCTCCAGCGAGGTGACCACGTCCTCTCCGGGGGACACCCCCGTGAGAATCTCCGTTCGGTCCCAGTTTGAAACCCCCACCATGACGTTGCGGCGGACGGCTTTCCCCCCTGAGGCGACGTAGACGAACTTCTTCGCGTCGCGCTCCATCAAGGCGGCGGACGGGATCAGCGGGACGTTGTCTTTCCCGCCCGTGAGAACCTCGACGTCCACCGACATCCCGAGACGGAGAGTCCTGGGGGCGGAGGTCAGGGTGATGGCGATCGTGTTGGCCCGCGAGACCTCCTTGGAGGCCTCCACCGTCGGCCGGACCTCGGAGACCCGGCCGGTGAATATCTCTCCCCGGAACGCCTCGGGCGACAGGCGGGCCGTCTGTCCGACCCGGACCCTGGCGGCGTCGGCCTCGTCGATCTGCGCCTCCACGTAAGCGGACGAGGGGTCGGCGAGGGTCATCAGGGCCTCTCCCGGCAACTTACTCTCCCCGATCTCGCAACTTTTCTTCGTGATCACGCCGGAAAACGGCGCCGTGATCGTCAGTTTCGACCGGCGGGCCGTCAAAACGGCCGTGCGTGCCCGCGCCGCGTCGATCCTCCCGCGGAGGACGTCGATCTCGCGGTCCAGGGCCCGGAGCGTGGACTCCCCGGCCGCGGCGATCCGGGCTTCTTCCTCCGCGTTCCCGAGCAGCGTCGCGGCGGCTTCCAGATCGGAGCGGGAGACGAATCCGTCCTGGAACAGTTCCTCCATCCGCCGGTGGTCCACGCGTGCCTTCCGGAGGTTGTTCCCCGCCCTTCCCCTTTCCGCGCGGACCCGAATGACCGCCTCCTGCCGCTTCGCCTCCGCCTGGAGAAGGGCGTCCCGGGCCTGTTCCTCCTCGGCGGCCGTCGCCTCGCCCTGTCGCGCCAGTTCGGGGTCGACGATCCGGGCAAGGACGTCGCCTCGCCGCACCGTGGAGCCTTCCCGGACGAGCACCTCGGAGACCCGGCCCCCCGTTTCGGTGGAGAGGACCGCCTCGAGGGGGGATTTCACGGTTCCCGCGGAGACCGCCGCGGTGATCTCATCGACGCGGCCGGACCGGACCCGGAAGACGTCCACCGGGATCGTCCCGGAGAACCAGCGATACGCGATCGCCGCGGACGAGGCGACCACCACAATGCATGCAAGGAGAATCCAATGCCGCTTCATCGGGACCTTATTCTAACATGCCGATCCCGTATCCGCCTTGACGAGCGGGTCCGAAATTCCAATAATAGGGGGGTCCGTACCAAGGAGGCCCCAATGGACTACAAGTCGATCAAGCGGTTCGTCCCGGAAAATGCGGCAAAAGAGATCCCGCCGGGGAATCCGGCGTGCCCGGTCAACGGCCGCGACGTATATCGCGCCCTCGCGTCCCACAAGACGATCGTCATGGCGTGCAACATCCGGATTCCCCTCGTCCTCCCGGGGATCATGCGGGCGGCGAAGGAGCTCGACGCCGTGGTCGCGTTCGAACTGGCCAAGTCGGAAGGGGATTTGAAGGGCGGCTACACCGGGATGACCCCGGAGATCTTCGTCCGCACGATCGTCGCGGCGGCGAAGAAGGCGGAGTTCGACACGCCGTTCGTCATCCACGGCGACCACATCACCGTAAAGAACACTTCCGAAGCCGAGGTCGAGGGGGCGCGCGCCCTGATCGCCGCGGAGATCGCGGCCGGGTACACGAGCTTCGCCATCGATGCGTCGTTCAACGAGATTCCCGACAACGCGCGGATCACCGCAAGTCTCGCGGGCCCCATCGCGGAGCGCAAGCTCGGCCTCGAGGTGGAGGTGGGGGAGATCAAGTCGGTGGGGACCGAGGCGCACCTGTCGACCGTCGGGGAGGCCGTGGATCTCATGGAGCGGCTGACGGCGGCGGGGGTCCATCCGGACCTTCTGGCGATCAACAACGGATCCAAGCACGGCAACTACCTGGAAGGGGAGAAGATCTCCATCGACCTCGACCGCACCGGCGAGATCTACCGCGCCATCCACGACCGCTTCGGCGTCTCCATCGCCCAGCACGGCATCACCGGGACGCCGCTCCACCTCATCGGGAAGTTCGCCGAATACGGGATCCGCAAGGGGAACGTCGGCACCCAGTGGCAGAACATCGCCCACGCGGGGCTCCCGCCGGAGTTGATGGGGAGAATGCGCGACTGGGCCAAGGGGGCCGGCAAGGACATCAAGTTCGCCACCAGGCAATTCAAGGCCGAGATCGATGCGGTCCCCGCCCCGTTCGCTTCGAAGATCGAGAAGGAAGCGTACGAGGAGGCGAAGCGGCTCTTCCAGGCGTTCCGGGCCCCCGGAACGGCGAAGATCGTCGCCGGGGCGCTCGCCGGCCGACCGTAGGTCTTCCGGGCAGTACGGAAGGTGCGCGTCGTCGCGGGGAAGTGGGGGGGGCGAACGCTTCGCGCCCCGCGCGGCACCTCCGTCCGTCCGACCACCGACCGGGTCCGCGAGGCCGTGTTCGCGATCCTCGGAGACATCGTGGAAGGGAGCGTCGTGCTCGACCTCTTCGCCGGGACGGGCGCGATGGCGATCGAGTCGCTCTCCCGCGGTGCGGCCGAAGCCGTCCTCGTCGAATCTTCGCCGGCGGCGTTGGGGGCGCTGAAGGCCAACCTTGCCGCGCTCTCGGCGGAAGGCGCGGTCTGTCTCCCCCTCGACTACCGGGAAGCGGTCCGGCGTCTCGCCGCGAAGGGGAGGACGTTCGACCTCGTGTTTCTCGATCCCCCGTACGGCGAGGGGCTGGTCGGCCGGTCGGCGGAGCTGCTCTCCCGCGCCGGCGTTCTCGCTCCCGGCGCCGTGGTGGTGGCGGAGCGGTCCTCCAGGGATCCGGAGGACACGGTTCCGGCGGAGTGGAGGGAACGGACCGACCGCCGGTACGGCGAACCGCGGATCACCTTGTACGACATCCCCGATCCCCGCGGGCAGGCGGCGCCGGACGGGCAGGAACAGGAGAAACGATGAGGACCGTCGCCGTCTACCCCGGCTCGTTCGACCCGCCCACGAACGGGCACCTGGACATCATCGAGCGATCCTCCCGGGTTTTCTCGCGGGTGATCGTCGCGGTGGCGTTGAACCTTCGGAAAAACGCCTTCTTCACCCCCGCGGAGCGCGTTCGGATGCTGAAGCGGCTGACCTCGACGATGGGGAACGTCGAGGTCACCTCGTTCCGCGGCCTGCTGGTCCAGTTCGCCCGGGAGCAGGAGGCCCACGTCCTGGTCCGGGGGCTGCGGGCGATCTCGGATTTCGAGTACGAGTACCAGATGGCCCACATGAACCGGAAGCTGGACCAGGAGATCGACACGGTGATCATGATGACCGGGGAGCGTCACTCCGCGATCAGCTCGAACATCGTGAAGGAGATCGCCATGTTCGGCGGGAAGATCGACGACCTCGTACCGCCCCTGGTGCGGGACATCTTGTTGAGGAAGCTGAAAGGAGCGAAGAGAAAATGAAGCTATCGGGCAGGGTCGGGAGAGTCAAGCCGTCGCCGACGCTGGCGATCACCGGCAAGGCGAAGCAGATGAAGGCGCAGGGGATCGACGTGGTCGGTTTCGGGGCCGGGGAGCCCGATTTCGACACGCCGGATCATATCAAGGCCGTCGCCAAGAAAGCGCTGGACGACGGGTACACGAAGTACACCCCGGTCCCGGGCTCGCCGGAGCTCAAGGACGCCATCATCGCCAAGCTCAAGCGGGACAGCGGCCTCGACTACAAGCGGGAGAACGTCATCGTCTCCCTCGGCGCAAAGCACTCGATCTACAACGTCGCCCAGGCGTTCCTCGATGCCGGGGACGAGGTGATCATCCCCGCCCCGTACTGGGTTTCCTACCCGGACATCGCGCTCCTGGCGGACGCCACCCCCGTGATCGTCGAGGCGAAGCAGGCCACGGGGTTCAAGATCACCCCGGCGCAGCTGGAAAAGGCGATCACGAAGAAGACGAAGCTCTTCGTGCTGAACAGCCCCTCCAACCCGACCGGGGCGGCGTACTCGAAGGCGGAGCTCGAGGCGCTGGCACAGGTGATCGTGAAGAAAAACATCACCGTCCTGTCGGACGAGATCTACGAGAAGCTCGTCTACGACGGCTTCCGGTTCACCTCCATCGCCTCGCTGGGCGAAGAGGTGAAGAAGCGCACGATCCTCGTGAACGGTCTTTCCAAGTCGCACTCGATGACCGGGTGGCGGATCGGATACGTCGCGGCGGACGCGGAACTCGTGGCGGCGATGGGGAAGATCCAGAGCCAGAGCACGAGCAACCCCGTCTCGTTCTGCGACAAGGCGTCGATCGAGGCGCTGAACGGCCCCCAGGACTTTCTGAAGGGGTGGGTCGCCGAGTTCGACCGGCGGCGCCGTTACATCACCGACCGGTTGAACAAGATACCGGGTGTGTCGTGCCTGCTCCCGACGGGCGCGTTCTACGTCTTCCCGAACTTCTCCGGGTGCTACGGGAAGAAGACGCCCGCGGGCAAGGTGATCGACGGTTCCTCCGCCCTTTCGGCGTACCTGCTCGACGATTACAAGGTGGCGGCGGTCCCCGGGATCGCGTTCGGCGACGACGCGTGCCAGCGCCTCTCTTATGCCACGTCCATGAAGAACATCGAGAAGGGGATCGACCGCATCGAGCAGGCCGTCAAGGCCCTCGCGTAACCCATCGGACGGCTCCGCGGGAAGGTGCGCTTTCCCCGCGGAGCCGGCAATCCCAAGCGGAAGAAGTAGAGGTCGTCATGAAAGAATCAGGATTGCGGGCACCAAGAAACAGGACGCTGACGCTTACTGAGCAGGATGCTGAGCGCCTGCGGGGACGGCTGCTCGTTCTGGATCGACCAGTGTCTCTATCTGAATGCGTTAAACGAACGATTCATGGTGATTCTTTTTTGATATTGCCACTTCTGCCCCAAAAGTCAGTCGATTTACTGATTGTAGATCCTCCTTACAACCTCACTAAGTCTTTCAGCGATTCCATTTTCAAGAAACGGTCTCTCGCCGAATACGAAAAATGGCTCCATTCCTGGCTATCGTTGGTTGTCCCCCTCTTGAAACCTTCGGCGTCGGTTTATATGTGCAGCGAATGGCGGTCTTCTGGAGTCGTTCAACGCGCTCTCGAAAGCTACTTCGTGGTTCAGAACCGAATCACATGGGAGCGCGAGAAAGGCAGGGGTGCTCTTCGAAACTGGAAGAATTGCTCCGAAGACATATGGTTCTGCGTTCTCAGCGACCAGTATTTTTTTGATGTCGAAGCTGTCAAGCAAAAGCGCCGAGTGATCGCGCCCTATCGCGATGCATTCGGAAGGCCGAAGGATTGGAATGAGGAATCCAAGGGTAGTTTCCGTGTGACATACCCCTCGAATCTTTGGACCGACCTATCGATTCCATTCTGGTCCATGCCGGAGAACACCGATCACCCGACTCAGAAACCCGAGAAGCTCATCGCCAAGCTTGTGCTCGCAAGTTCTAGGCACGGAGACGTGGTGCTCGATCCATTCTTGGGTTCCGGTACCACGTCAGTCGTTGCGAAGAAGTTGGGCCGACAATTTATAGGCATCGAGAAAGAAGAGACTTACTGTCTTTTCGCCGAGAAGCGACTGGAGATGGCTGATCACGAGCCATCGATTCAGGGTTATTCTGGGGGCAACTTCTGGGAGCGAAATACCCTTGCGTTCCAAGAGACCAAAAAAACAGTGCCGAGTGACATAGCGTTTGTGCAATCCAAACTATTCGATAGTCAGTCGTGAAAAGCCGGATTTTTCATACGAAGGACCACCTGATTATCCAAAATCGTGTCCGAGAAATGATCAATAACAGTCCGGATTTCTTGTCAAAAAGCACGGCTCAGAGCCCCCGAGCCGCGGGCGATGCGATTGAAAACATCGTGGCGGGATCCTTCGAGGAGATCCTTGGCAAACATTGCGGCGAATACTCCTCGAACTTTGCTCGGCGTGCGATGGCCGACTTGGCATTTAAAGACCCCGACGGGCTGTATTACATCGTCGATGTCAAAACACATAGGACTGACACAAAGTTCAACATGCCCAATCTCACGTCCGTGGAACGGCTGTCTCGCTTCTACGAGGATGACACGAATTTCTTTACTGTACTTCTAGTCAGCTACGGCGTGGAGGGTGTGAAGGCAAGCATTTCCGATGTTAAGTTTGTGCCGATCGAGTTTCTCGGATGGGAGTGCTTGACGATCGGTGCTTTAGGATGGGGTCAGATTCAGATCGCCAATTCCAATCATGTAACCGTGAATCGGGGCTATTCACGAAAGCGGTGGATGTTGGAATTCTGCGAAGTGATGCTCGAATTTTATCCCAAGGAGATTACGAAAATCGGCGAACGGGTCTCACGTTTTGAACGGGTTCGCGAATTCTGGACCCATAAGGCCGACGAATGACGCCCAACGCCCAGTTGTAGCGGACGGTGCTGCGCACCGCCACTGAGCCGGGACGTTTGACGATGTGAGGATAGTTCGCAGGGGTGACGATTCCGAGACGAGTTTATTTCTTTGTCGCGTAGGTTTTTCTCCGGATCGTCTTGACGGCGTTCTCGACGTCTTTCATCAAATAGCGGCAATCGGAGGAAGGGGAGCGGACCCCACTCCCGTATGAAATGCGCTCCCTGGGGTACCCCCGGTGTAGGAAAAACGGGGGGCACGACGCAGGGGGGGGCCCATCACAGCTGTGGCAACACGGTGCGAAGGGCGCAGCGGGGGGTTCCACGCAGCGGCGTACGAAGCGAGGCGGAGGTTGCGTCGAGCGGAGTCGCAGTGAGCGGTCGAAGGTCGCGAACGTAGCGGAGTGGAAGCCCCCCGCGAGCACCGAAGCACAATGTGCATTAGCCGAAAGACGAGCGGGGAGCCCTCCTGCGGAGCAGCGACCTCCAGGGCATGCGCTCAGATTGGTTTTTCTCCTGTCTTTTTATACCTGAAGTAGTCCGCCAGGATCTTCGCGTGGTCGAAGGCGAGGGGGGAGGGGAGGTCGCCCTCGCCGAAGAGCCGCGCCTCGGCGGCGTCGTCGCCGCCCGCGGGGGCGCCTTCCGCCCGTCCGACGTAGACCGTCGAGATCGTATGGTGGCGCGGGTCGCGGGCCGGGTCGGAGTAGACGCCCAGCAGCGAGGTGAGGGTCACGCGCAGGCCCGTCTCCTCGAGCGCTTCCCGGGCGGCCGCGGTTTCGACGGTTTCGCCGGTCTCGACGAACCCGCCGGGGATCGCCCATCCCGGCGGGGGGTTCTTCCGACGGACCAGCACGATGCGGTCGCCCACCTCGATGACGACGTCGGCGGTGGGGAGGGGATTTCGGTCTGCCAAGGGGGGATCCTCCAGCCTCCCGGACCGATCCCGGGCGACGATTTGTGTTATAAATTTTACTATGGATTTCGGTCATCCTGCGGCGATCTTCGTCTCTTCCTTCATTATCGGCCTCTCCGGGGCGATGATGCCGGGACCTCTCCTTGCGGTCACCATCCGGCATGCTTCGAGCCGCGGTTTTTCCGCCGCGCCGCTGCTCGTCCTCGGGCACGCGATCCTCGAGGGGGCGCTCGTGTGCCTTCTCCTGTTCGGGTTGATGGAGTGGATCCGGGGAGACGCGGCGACCATCGCGATCGCCCTGCTCGGCTCCGCGATGCTTCTCCGGATGGCGGGAGGAATGGCCCGGGAGCTCCGCACGCTCCATTTCGG from Deltaproteobacteria bacterium CG2_30_66_27 includes:
- a CDS encoding pantetheine-phosphate adenylyltransferase, which produces MRTVAVYPGSFDPPTNGHLDIIERSSRVFSRVIVAVALNLRKNAFFTPAERVRMLKRLTSTMGNVEVTSFRGLLVQFAREQEAHVLVRGLRAISDFEYEYQMAHMNRKLDQEIDTVIMMTGERHSAISSNIVKEIAMFGGKIDDLVPPLVRDILLRKLKGAKRK
- a CDS encoding site-specific DNA-methyltransferase, with amino-acid sequence MKESGLRAPRNRTLTLTEQDAERLRGRLLVLDRPVSLSECVKRTIHGDSFLILPLLPQKSVDLLIVDPPYNLTKSFSDSIFKKRSLAEYEKWLHSWLSLVVPLLKPSASVYMCSEWRSSGVVQRALESYFVVQNRITWEREKGRGALRNWKNCSEDIWFCVLSDQYFFDVEAVKQKRRVIAPYRDAFGRPKDWNEESKGSFRVTYPSNLWTDLSIPFWSMPENTDHPTQKPEKLIAKLVLASSRHGDVVLDPFLGSGTTSVVAKKLGRQFIGIEKEETYCLFAEKRLEMADHEPSIQGYSGGNFWERNTLAFQETKKTVPSDIAFVQSKLFDSQS
- a CDS encoding aspartate aminotransferase, which encodes MKLSGRVGRVKPSPTLAITGKAKQMKAQGIDVVGFGAGEPDFDTPDHIKAVAKKALDDGYTKYTPVPGSPELKDAIIAKLKRDSGLDYKRENVIVSLGAKHSIYNVAQAFLDAGDEVIIPAPYWVSYPDIALLADATPVIVEAKQATGFKITPAQLEKAITKKTKLFVLNSPSNPTGAAYSKAELEALAQVIVKKNITVLSDEIYEKLVYDGFRFTSIASLGEEVKKRTILVNGLSKSHSMTGWRIGYVAADAELVAAMGKIQSQSTSNPVSFCDKASIEALNGPQDFLKGWVAEFDRRRRYITDRLNKIPGVSCLLPTGAFYVFPNFSGCYGKKTPAGKVIDGSSALSAYLLDDYKVAAVPGIAFGDDACQRLSYATSMKNIEKGIDRIEQAVKALA
- a CDS encoding fructose-bisphosphate aldolase; this encodes MDYKSIKRFVPENAAKEIPPGNPACPVNGRDVYRALASHKTIVMACNIRIPLVLPGIMRAAKELDAVVAFELAKSEGDLKGGYTGMTPEIFVRTIVAAAKKAEFDTPFVIHGDHITVKNTSEAEVEGARALIAAEIAAGYTSFAIDASFNEIPDNARITASLAGPIAERKLGLEVEVGEIKSVGTEAHLSTVGEAVDLMERLTAAGVHPDLLAINNGSKHGNYLEGEKISIDLDRTGEIYRAIHDRFGVSIAQHGITGTPLHLIGKFAEYGIRKGNVGTQWQNIAHAGLPPELMGRMRDWAKGAGKDIKFATRQFKAEIDAVPAPFASKIEKEAYEEAKRLFQAFRAPGTAKIVAGALAGRP
- a CDS encoding 16S rRNA (guanine(966)-N(2))-methyltransferase RsmD, coding for MRVVAGKWGGRTLRAPRGTSVRPTTDRVREAVFAILGDIVEGSVVLDLFAGTGAMAIESLSRGAAEAVLVESSPAALGALKANLAALSAEGAVCLPLDYREAVRRLAAKGRTFDLVFLDPPYGEGLVGRSAELLSRAGVLAPGAVVVAERSSRDPEDTVPAEWRERTDRRYGEPRITLYDIPDPRGQAAPDGQEQEKR
- a CDS encoding NUDIX hydrolase, giving the protein MADRNPLPTADVVIEVGDRIVLVRRKNPPPGWAIPGGFVETGETVETAAAREALEETGLRVTLTSLLGVYSDPARDPRHHTISTVYVGRAEGAPAGGDDAAEARLFGEGDLPSPLAFDHAKILADYFRYKKTGEKPI